The Daphnia pulicaria isolate SC F1-1A chromosome 12, SC_F0-13Bv2, whole genome shotgun sequence genome segment CGTTTGCATCCTTCAAACCTGCATCGAAACCGTGTCTTGGTCCTTTCGTCTGTTTCTGAATTGATGGATTCAATGGTCAGTGTTGCATGACTGGGTTGACTGGGCATACAGTTTGAAGAACCTGGATTGATTTGCATGCAAATTTCATTGGCGGAAATGGTGTGGTGGATGTACCTGTAAATCAATGGTTCATTTACACCCAACTGCATTAAGATTAATAAGAAGTAAAACTTACCCTTCATTTTCAATGTCTTGATCGGTACTATCGGTGTGTGCTGGCAAGTTCTGTGGGGAAGTTACGCTTTTCTCTGAAGCGTGTAGGTCATCGTCGAAACAATTGTTCAAGTCGATACTCACATCAAGATAGTCCTGAATATTGGTAATCTTGTCTTGTTGGTACACGGGTAACAATAAATTGGTTAAACTGGCGTTTGAATTGCCATCAAACGCAAACATGCTTCTAGAATCATCGTCCATCTCCATTTTTTTCTGCCTCTTCCAGTCTAGGTAACTTTACTGGGGTAGGAGAGAAAAATCTATGTTTCCGGAATCATATCAAACAACAACGCCATCTGGCGTGGCTTATGTATTGTCTGCTTCTAGCGCCACTGTTGGATCACACTCATTGTTACTCAATTGTCAAAACAACAATGGCGGTGTTCTTAGAATCTTGCTCTTCTTCTACTTGGTTtcaattagaaaaacaaaatgatttaaCTCACGAGTTTCTTGTCAACGAGCTAAGTAAGCAGCTTGGCATTACAACTGTTCCAAATTTTGCTTGCAAGTTTTTCTATGGCCATCATGAAATTCTACCGGGAAGCTGTAATCCCTGGCCTAAAACCGATACTTTTGTTAGAACGAATATATCTTTGGCAGGTGGAAAAGGTGGTTTTGGGTCCATGTTAAGGTgtgaattttataaatttagttttaatttttaatcctttttattattaatttctttaGAGCCATTGGAGCCCAGATTGAAAAAACTACCAATCGTGAAGCTTGTCGTGATTTAAGTGGCAGACGTCTCAGAGATatcaatgaagaaaaaaggtaaagCTTTCTATTCAAATAAGCTTACTCAAATCAATTAATCTTAAATAATACTTTAATGTAGGCTTAAAGATTGGGTGTCTAAACAAGCTGACAGAGAAAAGGAGAGGGAAGACAGAAAGCAGAAAAAGTTGGAGAAACTTAGACAGGAATATCACCCTGAATTTCATGATCCTGAATATTTTAAAGTGAGATCAGAAGTAACTGATAAAGTGCATGAAGCACTAGAACAAGGTATAATAAACTCTGACTTTTCAAATTTACGTTCATGATTTTAATTATGTTTACTTTAATCACAGGAATTCAAGCCTCTAGTTCAGCATCTGCTGACCCACCCCAGAAGAAACGGAAAGCTTCAGATGATGGGCCAGCATTAAAAAAGACTGCTTTTTGGTATGATTATCTGTTTCATATCTTCAAGACTGATGTAACAAAACCTTATTGATGTTATAGGGTTGGAGTGTCTGATGATGAGTCTGACTCATCAGAAGATGAAAGTAAATCTTCTAACACTAGCTGCAAAATGGAAGAAGGTGAAACTGAAGTGATAGAATCCAAAAGTCAAGAATGTGACCAGGGGTCAACTGAAACAAGTGAAATCAAAACATCTGATACTCCAGTTGAAATTCCTCCAGCCAGTCCTACCAAATCTGTGATTGACACTCCACCTTTGAATGAGCTTGTTACTGAACAGGCGTCTTCCGACGGAAAACCTGCTATCCCCGTCGGAACTCCCGTTACTGAAGAGATTGCCGTTCCTACTCCAGCGGAGCCAACAGTGTTTCTACCCATCAACTTGGATGACTTTGACAGTTCCAAATCTTTAGAGGCATTAGGCctcaaccatttaaaacacGAATTGCAGAGACTTGGCATGAAATGCGGGGGATCTCTCCCAGAGAGAGCGTCACGTCTCTTCAGCGTTAAAGGACTTTCACCAGACCAGATTGACCCCAGCCTACTTGCCAAGCCCcccaagaagaaataaatgtcAAAAACTACAATTTGTGATGTAACACAACATTAAACTTTTCCATTctcgatttttaataaaaattttgacagTAAATTTGACTAATTAAATTAAGTGAATGTTTTCCCTTCAAACTTCCCCTTTTTAGGCCTCTAGGCCTATGCTTTATAGGCCTGAGcagatgatttcttttttgttgtactGTAAGAAGCAAGTGGGCCTCAAGGATTAACAGGTATAAAGAacattaaatgtttttctgTTGAAGTACAATTTTAATTTGGTTATAGGTATTCAAGTAAGACAAATTAGCTGGAAGGATTCATCTTCAATTACATTTAAAGATGAATACCTTAGCTTTTTGATGAATGCTTGTTGTGACAAACGGTTTCTCTCCGTCAATCTCCAGCTCGTTGTAGTCAACTTCTTTCATGACTTCAAAACCCATCTTGCTTAACCCTAAAGCCATGAATTCGCTGACAGCTTCGACtttaatcatttcaattcCCTTTGATTTAGCCAGCTCCACGGTGAATTTGGTGCAGAGGCCCGATAATCCACGTTTGGTGTAGTCCTGACTGACAGTCTAAAagggaataattttttttttttactattttaccCTTTAACTTATCAAAAATAAGGAAGAGTGTGACGTAAAAACCTCTACCATTAGATCGATGGATAAAACAGGATCAAAGTTCAAGTCCAGTTCAAGTTCAGCAAGCAGACGGCAAATTTTTTGCCAGCCCGGGCGTTCAATTGGATCAGCGAAGGATATTAGGCTGATATCATCTTCAGTCCGATCCTTGTAGTCGAGGTCGTTGATGGCTGCAGCGGCGATACGGTTTCCACTGGTGATGTCACGAAGGATCAAGGTAAATTTTTTGGTGCATACGTGGCCGATGTAGTGACCAATCCACGGGCGAACTTCTTTTTCCACGtccaaaacatttttgaatggGAAGCGATGAAAAAATTCGTCCATGACGAATTCGGACAGTTCTTTCACGTCACTAGGCCCAGCCAAATCGAAAATTAGGTTGGGGAATCCATCAcaaggaaaaggaaatttaatgGAATCGTTTAGTGTGGCGGCCATTATTCTTTAGCGTTTGATGCTGTCTAACGAAAAACGCTCTGTCCacgaatttcttttgtcatttAGTGATCGATTAATCAACAATCGAATTGGGAAGCTGCGATTTGATTCCCATATCAAGTAAACCTAATCTATGTGAAGACTCTACCCGTCGGGTAAACATTCAGTCGGGACTCCCGTCGGGTTTTTGTCCGCGGTCTCGAACCATCCCGACTGCACCGAAACAGACACTTTTGTAGTTTTAACACGTTTATTTCCTCAATTCGCGACTTTGATTACAAATTTAGACATCAAATTGGGCCAGAAAAAACAATGCGAATGTGAGTGAGGTACAGTATATTTCTTGAAACTCTACGATTGTTAGAAGAAATATCCAGtacctttttgatttttgctcTTTTAGGCAATTTTTCCACTAGTCCGTTAGGAAAAATGGTAGTTAAACATTGAACACATACACAACACCAAATTTTCAGCCATTCGCTTGTTAacacaaataatatttttaaattttgacatcAAGAACAACATTTAGGTTTTAGCGAATGCCCGTCAGCTGAAGGATTCCATCTTCATTAAAATGAATAGATGAAGACCCTAGCTTTTTGAGTAAAGTCCGTAACGGCGAACGGCTTTTCTCCGCCAATGATCAGCTCGTTCATGTCGATCTCCCTGATCTTCTGGAATCCGAGACTGGCGAACATCGCAGACATGAAGTCGTTGACCACCGCGATTCTAATTAGATGGATGCCCCTAGCTTCGGCCAGCTCTATGGTAACTTGGGTGCAGAGAGAAGCCAGTCCTTGATTGCAGTAGCTCTCTCCGATGGCCTGAATGATGAATACAgcacaaaatttaaaagtgaaacaaatttgaaagatacgcaactagaattaattaaaatggaaattataCATACAATTATATCCATGGATATAATAGGATCAACGTTGTAAGACAATCCCTCGTTGAGTTTGGAGAGCAGAGAGCAGATTGTGTACCATCCCGGGCGTAAATTCGGATCAGCGAATGTAATTAGATTGATATCCTTTTCCTGGCGTTCCTTGTAATCCACGTCGTTGATCGCGGCCGCAATGATGCGATACCCGCGGAGGACGTCACGGAGAACGATCGACATATTCTTCGAACTAACATGGGCGATGTACTGGCCAATCCACGGACGAACTTCCGTTTCGACATGCAAAACGTCTTTCAGCGGGAAGCGATGGAAAAATTCGTTCATGACGAATTCGCACAGTTCGTTCACGTCGCCTGGTCCGACCAAATcgaacatcaaattgggatgtCCCCTGCAAGGAACGGGTAAGAATATCGGAGGGAGCAAAGCTTGGGCCATGCTTACTGGAGATCGTTTGATTGAATGTATAGGTATCAATGTCCATCAGCGTTATTATATACCTTCAATTTCTTATAGATTGCGCAAACGCCACAGTTGTCAGGGGGGAAGGGACAACATCAACTGATCGGTGATCGACCGATGAGTAAACGATATTTCGTGTGGCGCTAAATGTTCATTGCCTATACGTCGATAGATTTTCCAGCAAATTCATTGACGATATTTCGGGAACAATCTGGAATCACTAACAGATGTAGAAGCATGTAGAAGCACTTCTCATGGTAGAAGCATTATACCTTGgggatttcgtctgttgtgatGTGTGATGCTGCGGTGGTGGATTTTGGTGAAGACGAGATATAAATTTGGAGGGGAGAATATTACGTGAGTATCCAAGTTATTTGTCTTTGTTTAGTTAGTTCTTTCAATTGAGTGTAAACGAGCCAGAGTGGACATTGTTTTCAtgtatgtttcttttttatgacGCTAGACGGCATagcctttgatcattttccgCTCAGTTAAGTTAcatttactttgcacatctctgaaGAAATTTCTCGCTGCTACTACAAGGAAATTTTGTGTGAAAGCTGTCAGTTTCTgttccagcaacaaagctcacttgtaagatttttataataatgtgttttttttttctacttccggttttctcatttcagtcagtagttcggTAAATATTCAgctgacgcacaaaagaacaacatattcgtgatcgtcgtcaaatttgtggtaaagttcatgttttttttgtacgttttcgtacttccggttttgagaattttcctgaactaatgttcaggaaaattctcgattttggccaaattctggatttcgtttaaaatacacctaatcgaccccaaattttacgtagatcacgaatatttagtttattttgacgacagctcaatggttaaggcgctttcgcttacttccggtatacttccggaaaatttgcataattctagcaagtgagctttgttttgTGTACAGTTCTTAAGATTGTATGCTAGGTTTTAGCGAACAAAAATGcgtttttcaagttttgtgatTATCTTAAGACCAGTCTTTCAAATATTAAGTTTTGACCTGcgtcaaatagatggcgtgttgaTTATATCAGTTACGGGCTTATGgcggtttgctgtcaaaagttaagctattttttcttcgaaaattaccagtgaattcattggtaaattcgagtgatttAGTCTTTAACTTGTAActgatgtgttctattccgtgtacAAGTTGGATAACCTTGATGTTTCTCATAAACTTACAGGAGGAATCGTGAAAGTGTCGTGGCCGTCGTGCAGCCTACTGTCAactattttcttcaaaatcattgtattctactgaatgtgTCATCGAAATGATATAGGTAACAACCAACACTGGCTTTATTACAGTATTGctgaaacatattcttctcatcttttattatgattcatctaattatttgttgtttgtatCATTGGACTTGATAGATCACCAACCCCAGCATggaccaatctctcattccatcttgtAGAGAACCTTGTATAACTGATTAGCggtttcatgtgtaagttcacatatcatgtcactgaactt includes the following:
- the LOC124316346 gene encoding replication stress response regulator SDE2-like; this encodes MAVFLESCSSSTWFQLEKQNDLTHEFLVNELSKQLGITTVPNFACKFFYGHHEILPGSCNPWPKTDTFVRTNISLAGGKGGFGSMLRAIGAQIEKTTNREACRDLSGRRLRDINEEKRLKDWVSKQADREKEREDRKQKKLEKLRQEYHPEFHDPEYFKVRSEVTDKVHEALEQGIQASSSASADPPQKKRKASDDGPALKKTAFWVGVSDDESDSSEDESKSSNTSCKMEEGETEVIESKSQECDQGSTETSEIKTSDTPVEIPPASPTKSVIDTPPLNELVTEQASSDGKPAIPVGTPVTEEIAVPTPAEPTVFLPINLDDFDSSKSLEALGLNHLKHELQRLGMKCGGSLPERASRLFSVKGLSPDQIDPSLLAKPPKKK
- the LOC124316528 gene encoding uncharacterized protein LOC124316528 yields the protein MAATLNDSIKFPFPCDGFPNLIFDLAGPSDVKELSEFVMDEFFHRFPFKNVLDVEKEVRPWIGHYIGHVCTKKFTLILRDITSGNRIAAAAINDLDYKDRTEDDISLISFADPIERPGWQKICRLLAELELDLNFDPVLSIDLMTVSQDYTKRGLSGLCTKFTVELAKSKGIEMIKVEAVSEFMALGLSKMGFEVMKEVDYNELEIDGEKPFVTTSIHQKAKVFIFKCN
- the LOC124316527 gene encoding uncharacterized protein LOC124316527; the encoded protein is MAQALLPPIFLPVPCRGHPNLMFDLVGPGDVNELCEFVMNEFFHRFPLKDVLHVETEVRPWIGQYIAHVSSKNMSIVLRDVLRGYRIIAAAINDVDYKERQEKDINLITFADPNLRPGWYTICSLLSKLNEGLSYNVDPIISMDIIAIGESYCNQGLASLCTQVTIELAEARGIHLIRIAVVNDFMSAMFASLGFQKIREIDMNELIIGGEKPFAVTDFTQKARVFIYSF